The nucleotide window aaagttTGGTCAAATGACTTAGAAGTTCTTGATGCATTTGCGGTCATATCCCAGCCAACGGCCGTGACCAACCCTATTCGCCTTCTTTGGCTTTTGGATTCCCTTTGAACATATTTAACGTTTACTTTCCCATTGGATACCCAAAGCTAAGTTTAGGTAAGTACTACGTGGACTCGTGAAACATCCAAGTTCTAGTCTCTtagtaaacaagaaaaaaaaaagggagagacagagagaagGAAAAGATGTAAAAGAAGgctaagaaaagaagaaacccaaCTCGGAACTCGTGTGAATGTCTGGGTCAATAACGATGAGGTTCTATTCTAAGCTTTCCTCTGTTCTGCGTCCAGCTTTTATTTGATTGAATGtcagaaaatgaaagagataGCCAAGTGatgaaaggaagaagaagaaaaggcagACCTAGGGAATTTGGGtgttttctatagaacaagaTCATCTCTGAGCGGATGCGCTTATTGTGTGTTGCGTTCCACATGTTAATAttagttttttaaagaaattattCAGCACGGGAGAAAGAGATGAgacagagaaaaaagagatagcgagagagagagagagagagagagtttcAGGATTGAGATCGGGATTGAGGACAACTGCTTACGAAGAGCTCTCTGAGCTGACGCTGTGCAGACTACCGTCGTTGGAGTCCCGTGAGGTCTGTCGGACCAATCGCCCTGCCGCCGCAACGGCGCCACCGGGCCCACCGTGATGCATCACCACCTGTGCCGCGTAATGCGCCTGCTGCTGTTGCGTGTGATGCTGCTGTTGCGACggatgttgttgctgttggtgGTACGGGTAATTGTGCTGCGGATGCAGAGGCATCACTTCTTGGCTGCGCTGCACCCGACTGCTGACACTGCCACTGCTTCCGCTGCTGCTTCTTTTGCGCATCATGCCACTCTCTATCGGCCGGCCCGTGTTGTTTTGCGGCGCAGGGATAGCGGACCAAGGGTGTAGGGTGGTTGGTGGAGGCGGGAATATATAGAGAGAGCAGAGTAGGACAGTGATTAAACTGCTTCTCAGTCTGTGTATAACGTAcgtttcttgtttttgcttttctcaTTCAATGAAACTTATCAataaacttctatatgtctCCCTTGAATGGAATGGCCAATGAGCCATGTTTACTCCCTCCACGATCCCTCCCAtgaaaaggtttttttaaaagagaCTCTTGTTTGAATTGGGCAGTTCAAGGAGCGCCCAGGAGGTTCtagtattaaattttttttaaaccaaaaaaaaaatggaagacaaATTACAGACAAAACACACACGGACATGTACGTGAATATATGGCAAGTAAAAATAATGAGAAACAAAACTACAGCGTCTTATGGTCACAGTCATGTTGTAACCATTCGATGCCGGATGCCGATCAGCATTAAATTATTGAACTACAAATAACTAAATTTCAATACGGGGCCGGTTATTATCACGTCGGCTTGTTCCGGTGCATTGGTGTATACAGcgcttgttttcgtttttgcaAGTGACtaatatacacacacaaaacctACAACAATACACAACACTAGcctaggaaaaaaaaagagcgagGCTACAGCAAAGTGGGACCAAAGCCTTCTTATCAAactaactttttaaaaatctattaGCAGTTAAGCTATGATacaggattttaaaaaaataaataataaaataaaatagccTAGAATAATATTAACGATGCTTAAGGTTAGGTTCTACGATGAGTCATACCATTGGTACTTTGCTACGCGAAACTTAAAATCTATCAAGTGCGCTGGACAGTATATGTTGCGTCAGTTCAACAAAGAGAAGTGTAAAGGTAAAGGCGagatttttctttgtctcTCCGCGTGTTGTAgtggagaaaatgaaaagccaTTAGCAGTGCATCAAACACATCGACCGTACACATCAAGTCTACTCGGGTCTTAACATCTAGTAGAGTTCAATTAGCGCAAACTCCGTGGGATAAAATAAAAGGCGTCCGGCATTGATATTGGCGGATGCCTTCAAGAGGGTAATAGTTAGGTAGTAGTTAGTAATGGTCTGTCGAGTCACAaggtacgtatatatatataatttttttcgttcaacAGTCCTTGATGCAATTTCAAGTGTTtggcttcgttttctttcgGGAGCTGAGAAGTTAGTTGTACAGTTTCTTGTGCGCTCTATTTCCCGCAGTAGTTACGGCCACGGCAAAAAAAAGTAGTGCAAGGccctggctataaaaggtcaCGTCcggtttttttgttgtggttgTAAAACATACTGTCAGTAAATATGATACAGTAggttcgttgttgttgttgttttgttggtAGTGTAGTACGGGTGGGTTGGTGGTGGGTGAGGGAGGGAAAACATTTTGAGCTGTTGTAGCTTGGAAGCCTACCCGTCTTTATCACGTGAGCCGTCGCCGTCAGACTCGACGGAGGGTGCGCTCGACATGGGCCCTCGTCGAGGGCTTGGCGACGTTTTCCTGCTGTTGGAGTTGGACGAACCTCCTCCTTTATTACTGGAGGAACTTCCGCCTCCTTTTCCTCCTgttttgctgttgctgctacTTCGTTCGGTCCctctcatcatcatcatcatttcaCCCGATTCGCCATCGCCCAAGCCCTCGGAGCTGCTCAAACTGCTGCTCTGCCTCACCAGGTGACGCAGAGTGTGCGGCATCACCTCCTCCGACCGGTGGACGCTGAAGGCATTTTTGTCCTTCCGACCGAATCCCATTTTGCGCTTCCGACCTGAAGTACCGGCAGCGATACACATTCCGGTTTGGCCCCCGAAAACAATTCATCCGCACACAAAATCGGCATGTTGGAACATTTGGATTTTAGCCAATGTTTGATATTTTGAAACGCAGTCGGAAATTTTAGCCATTAATTTATCTATCTACAGACTAACGTTACAATTATACACTATTGCATCTATTCTTATTAGGTCGATGTaacttaaaaacatttttgtctCATTGTTGGATTTCGCCTCATTGGGCCAACGACGGATGATGAAAATGAACTTGTTTTCAAACTGACCTGTGGCTGACAACTGAGACGTGGAGTTGCTCTTTTTCGAAAGGCCGCCCTTCTCCGATTTGTTGGCGTAGGGTTGCTGTGGTTGCGACGCACTGCTGCTGTGCGCCAGCCCACCGGAAGAGGAGGCCGATGAGGAAGCACCTCGTCGCCAAGACGACGATGTACGATCGGGCAATTGGCAGTCGAGTAAGCTGCTATTCAAGGCCGTGTCACTTAGGCTACCGTCTACAAACAGTTAccaataataacaaaaaaaaacccatcCAGATTACAACACTTAAACAGGAATTTTCAAAGATTGAGCAACATTTTCGCAGATTGAGCGCGGATTGCAATAAAAGACAAGACGAGAGACAAAATGGCGAGCCAGATGATACACACGTGCCATTGCGACTTTGTCAAGGCGACGAACAGAACTGCTTTGTCCGTATAAATGCAACGTCGACTCGGTTGCTTACGGGCTCTTGCATGTCggcattttctttcattttcattccttctttttccttttcaactctctctctctctcttctgtCTATACGGCGGTCGACTATATCCGCTTAGATTCAGCATCGGCTTCCAGGGGGTGGAAAATGcgaaaataagaagaaaagaagctcGAGCCGATCAATGGGCCGCGGCCAATGGAAGAGATACACAGACAAGCGCAGCAGCCAACATGGGAAGGAAATCCTTAAATAAAGAGCGCGTGCGTGCGTGCATGTCTGTACatcgtgaaaaagaaaacgtatCCGAATgcgtgttgtgtgtgtgtgtgtatacaatgtgtgtgtgtgtgtgcgcgcgtgtgtgtgtgtgaatgcGGATGGATGGATAGATAGTTAAAGTATACCGTTTTTTTCTGTGACCGGAACGTCACTTTGCGATAGAGAGCGGCCTAATTGGTTCCGTCGGAAGCTGCTCCCGCTGCGACCGCCATCGCTGTTGGCTGGCCCGACTTCCTGGCCTCCACGATCTCTCAGCTCGCCCGTCAGCATCTCCTCTCGGCGCTCTCTGTACACACATAGACGCAATAATGACGCAATGAGAGAAATCCGCCCAccatccaaaaaaaaaaaaaaaagaagaagaaataagattttttttttttcttttggaaccTTCGGTGTACGTTGTACACGGTACACAAGAATAggtcaaagaaagaaaaacagctATCGATAGCATAAAAGAAATGACCCTGAAGCAATCTGTAAGAGCATCAAAGcagaaaatggaaaatcttTAATGGCAATCCAATTTGTAAACCGATATGCAAAAGGCATATTCAAAAGTTAATAGGGAGTTAGATCATATTCTATGGTGATTATCACTTCAATTTCTttaagcctttttttttttttttcggtttaaaaatataaaagaactATTAATCGAGGAGCTTAAGATGCGCAGTAAAGTATTgggctttattctttttccgGGAATATTTATCGATTGATagatttttagtttttcaggGAAGAGGAATAATTGGATTACAGTCTCTGTTTCGCCattcatttcatttccttATAGGCAATTAATTAGAGTAGGTCAGACGACGATTACGATTACATCACTACCGTCCTATTAATaaagatttgaaaacaaaaaatatggcTGTTTACTTACCCGACACGTTTGACGTAGGCAGATGGTCGTTCAGACTGGGTGGATAAGGCACTGGTGCCACTCACGAAACTGACCAGACTTTCAACGTCGCTATCGCCGCCTCCCGCACCGCCGCTGCCACTTCCGCCGCCTCCACGTTCAGGTCCAGTCCTCTCTCTGCCTTCGCGGTCCGGCGACAAAAGTACCTTGCCACCATCAGGTCCGGCTCCCGACAGAGACCGGCTGGTCCGGCTCATTCCGCTTCCTTTGCTGGAATAATGACCACCAGACGACGAGCCTCTGGTGACGCTGTGGCGTTGCGGCGGAAGGTCGTTATCACTGTGGCCACTATACATCCGCCATGATCGGACCCCACCACTTCCACCACCTCCACCGACGGAGTAGGCAGAGTTGGGAATTTGACCCATTCTCAGTTTGAGCATTCGCGCCCTTTCTTCCACGTCCTGGCGTCCAATCCAAGTgaaagaagaatgaaaaagggaaaatgtttAATTCAAGTTACGTATATAAGTGGGATGTGTTGTAATGTCAATTAGAATTATTAGTTTACCTGTCTGACCCTTGCGAAAGAGGTTTGTTGGAGCGCTGACGGGATTTGCGGTAGATGTCGCCGTTTCGGGGATCCTGTTGGAGTCGCCGTGGCCGAGCGTGAGGTCATTCTCGGCATGCCGGAACCGCCGTACATTCCACCACGACCGGATCCATCCGGCAGCCTACAAAGTGATGGCAATAGCACGCAACGCAAATCGAATATAAATAGAATGGCAATTCCTCGGGCTAAAAATCGAATTATTGCGATTTTGTTCTCGATAGTATCCACCCCGCTTTACTACAAGCCCATACTGTGACTATCTCAATGGCTACCGGTTTACATCGAAATTCTCATATTTCATTTTCGCTTGTCCTACTGCATGATTGTCGCAACAAAAGATACAAAAAGAATTGCAACACACTGGAAAACCGAACGAGTTATACGcctttcaaattgaaaaaggggaaaaaaaaaaaggggggacgACGACGTAGATGATGAAGGACCATAATAAATGGGGAATGTTGGcaagaaattcaattgaaTTATACCGTTCTTCAGACGGCGATAAACTTCGACGGCCCGGTTCGGAGACTCGGCGGGGACTCTTGGCTCGGTCGTGGAAGATACTGTTGACACAACACAAAAAGCGGACAAAATGTTAACGACACTGGCTTTAGTTTATCTACACTGCGTCCATCACGAATAAATGGAAGGAAAGACTAGCCTGCTCCGTTGGCTTGGAGTCCTTTCGAGCCGGCCGCGATCGTGGCCGATTTCATCCGGAGCTGCCGAATGAGAGCGAGGTCGAGACCGATCGAGAATGGGTCCTCCACCTCGGAGGTACTTGTCATCGGAGGCCACGATCGTGCCCGTTCTCGTCCTACTCCGACGCTGTTCCGCGTAGTCACTATCCAACGGTGGACTGTTTCAAAAAGACGAAAACACGTTTCAAAATgtcatgaaaacaaaaaacaaaaaaaagaagagtgaCGAAAGCGATCAATGTCCCACACGGAAAATCAATGGAAAACGGATCAATGTACcgggtaaaataaaaatggacgGTACACTAAATTTGAGTGGATTTACAAGTGCCAATCTGATAACAGAAAGCGTCAATCGTATGGACACGGTAACCAACGAAACAGTGTGGAACTAGTGGCGTGAAGGTAGTGTGTGTAAACAGCAACTGTGTACCTGGAACTGCTGCCCATGCTGCTGACTGAAGCTCCGTCACTGCGGACACTGCGCTCGAGAGCGGCTCTGGTATGACGCGACGGTGGTAGAAGTGGACCACCCATTCCTGCACTGCCACCGCCCCCGACGCCGCCACCACCGCCGCCTTCCTCCCCGTCGCCCAGATCCGATGGGTCTGGTTCGGAATCGGAGAGGCGAGACGAGGTTGAAGGCGGTGACAAATGGTCCACAGAGCCGACGGGAGACGTGGCTGATTCGGACATCTGCAATCCCGCCCGCCTCTGCGGGAATcgtaagaaaaacaaacaaataaataaataaataaattgcaAACAatcatttaaaagaaaacaaaaattaataataaaatgacgAAGTGTAATTGTCCAAAAGGTTTTCAACACTCGAGGCGAAGGACGAGTCAATGACTGGTCACTAACTTTGTTATTATTCTGCCTCAATTGGATTGCTGTTATGGAAGACGCCGTAGAACGACTTACGAGAATTTGAAGGGATTCTTCGTGCGAAGTCAGCGTGTACCAGTCTGCTTCACCGTCCAGCGGTGCAGCGCCAAGATCAATCACCACCTGGACGCGCAAaagtcaagaaagaaaaacgaaaaaaaaaaaaataaataaataaataaaaaaatgacatTTTCATCGATGATTTTGAGTAATCGCAATGGAAGGAATTTCCATTTTCCatcccatttttttccccattccGACGATGTCAGATTGAAGACAGATAGGGATGGCTCTCAGGGTGCGCGAAAATAAAAGGGAATAAAAtgtggataaaaaaaaagagagaaaaagggaaaaaaaaaggccaagtACTTCTCCAATAAGGCGTCCAGTGTCTAATCGATCGCTATCCCAGACGGTGATCTCCAGGAAGCGCGATCTGAGTTCGGAGCGGCGCAGATGCGAATAGAGGAAGGTCTGATTCCAGCGCGGTTCAAGCGTCGACGCTAAGGCCCTGGTGCGACGCTTCGACTTTTCACTACGACGGCAACAGACGACGCCAAAAAGCGATCCAGATGTGACGACGCGGGGACAATAAAAAACGGCCGCCGCAGAACACAGGCAGACAcataacaaaaacaagttgacgaaacaaaaattgaaaaatgcgTTTCCGACTTTGCCGATCATCAATAAGCGAGCGCTCATTGACGGTCGATAAGAAATCGATAATCCGATGGATATGCGACAGGAAAAAATTGGATGGAGATTCACgtctaaaagaagaagaagacgatcaAGCGCGTCTTAATACCTTTTATCAGGCAGTAGGAAGAGTTTGGCATAAGGATTGCGCAGGGCGCCGTTGGGGCGCGGCGGGAGATCGAATCCGCCAACGATCGTGGCCGACAGTTGCTGGATCGATGCGTCGTACCACAATTTCACCTGGACTTTGCCCCATGACGGGTGGAGAGTGTCGGGCGAGGCGGGCGAAGTGACGGTGACGGCCGGCCGATCTCTCTGGGTGTTACTGCTGACCTTACTGCCACCGCTGCGTGTACTGCCGGCCCCACCGCCTCCAACACCCACTATCGAGCCGGAAGCCGAACCGTACCCAGAGTGATGATGACCGAGATGGCCACCCGGTCCAGCAGACCCGCCTGACTGTGCTCCCATTGAACTGGGACGGCCAACGTCGCTGATGGGTCGGCTGACGATGATCTCCACTTCGTGATCGGAACGCGACTCGCAAATGATGTCATACACTTCCTCAAACGTCCGTCCTTGCAGCGGATAGCCGTTCCATTCCAGCACCTCGTCACCTACGCCCAACAATAGAACGCACAACGTCACGCATTGCTGTCACGTCCATCTCGATTCCATTTAGAGCAACTGAATGGAGTGAAGTCAATGGATAAATGGGAACGGTTTACGTACCGGGCCTCAAGTGTCCGATGGTGTCGGCCACGCTTCCCCGTTTGACCTTCTCGACGATGGCAGCCAAGCGGCCATTGTCAACCCGCTTGCCACCGACGACCTTGAGGCCGAGGATGGAAGCCGATGACGGATTACTGGCACTGCCAATGCTCGAAACGCCTGACGGGCCCCCGCCGCCTCCGCTGCCGCCTCCACCCACTCCAATGCCGGCCATGTTTTTCGTCAGTATCATGCGGCCAATCATTTTGGTGCCGTCGCTGTTTGGCTGCCACGTGACTGGATGCTGCTGTTGCGGCGCCGGCGGATGCTGTTGCTTTTGCAGTTGGTGCtgatgctgttgttgttgccacCGAGATCAAACACAAGACCAGACAGTTCAATCATCGCAAGTCATCCAAGGACAACAAACGACATCAAATGAACACGCCCCATCATCAGAGAagaagtaaaataaaataaactaaacaaaaacaaaacaaaaaaaaactcaacgTAAAAACTCAAATAAAATGAGAAGAAtaagtgaaaaaaacaatcaaaccCGAAGGAAAAGGACGACCCACCCCCAACAActcaacattttaaaaaaggcaaaaacaaaaaaaaactagaaatatgtacatttttttttaaataaaaagaaatgtgaaaAATCACGACGAATGGTAATGCCAATGGATGGACAACGATGTTGCAGCGCCATCCGTCATCGATGGATCAACGAACGTGGACGGGCAATCCCACGAGCGCATCAGCAGTTCGATCGACGGAGGCGATCAACCACCGAAATATGTGGGGAGGAAATGATCCAAAATCATTGATGGAGAAACcgccaaataaaaaagaagaagaagattgcTCGTCTACATCTCCGAAATGGCAGACATAGTTATTCCACCAAGTATCCATGTGCCACTGGATCACTTCGTGTTATATCAGCTGTAATACACTAACGCAACACAGCAGACAGCGAAAATCTAATCTCCGGCCCATCAACTGAACGCCGACTTGcttttgtggttgttgttgggttgttgttgttgttgttcgagTTGCATGGTCGTCAGGAGaccgagaaaaaaaacaaattctaaTGAAGGGACTATATGAAGAActgaaaatgggaaaacatCCAAAATGCGAATCGTTtcgcagaatttttttcagcaacaacaacaacaacaacaatagaAATTCCACTAGAGCAGCAAAACTGTGAATCGTTGAATGAATTCTTTGACTGGGTTTAAACGAAAATGCAAACgttgaaatttcaaatgtaTCATGGTCTTTTATACGCATATAAACAGCGCGTACTGTATGAAAGGCAACcgagttcttcttcttcttttattttctccagattctttctttttattttcccgtGTGtctgcatttgtttgtttttttatcggATGAGGTTTCGGGATGCGGATATAAGTGTATAGACGGATCGGACGTGCATAGACATACAGTACGAGGCACTCTTGTGTGCGCGGACAAAACAAGAGCAATATAATAAAGCGTTGGATGGGACGAAAAACCAGGGTAAAAGCACAAAGAGG belongs to Daphnia magna isolate NIES linkage group LG1, ASM2063170v1.1, whole genome shotgun sequence and includes:
- the LOC116929814 gene encoding regulating synaptic membrane exocytosis protein 1 isoform X2, which gives rise to MAALGGSSLLSAAGVVGASASSSSSSSVAVHPSTISASVSAVLSSSPAAAAPSRAQVVASPMPDLSHLTDDERRIIESVLMRQRREEEQETEIVRRQADEVLLLETAIRQRSEQQRKAGAELDATCQLCLKTKFADGLGHACHYCNVRCCARCGGKVALRSSKVIWVCILCRKKQELVVKTGKWILPSIPGPMQQQQQQSGFGSVGGGVSINDKRPRLERAVSYDRESSNVGVSAGFGHHHRTSSTSSVDPSPILRSGSSLAGGQPSSALYQNPQQQQQQLQTRGQLQRSGSLQSHGTSSWRNNVPPHQISSDLMDNSPARGGGGPIGSGGVAEYGNLPQQQQQQQLIYPSSGRGSSVPLTAGMGSSSGQQHQQFRRGASSSSWSDYRGDNFDKLNPQQQQQLNSVHPRSNPSLVKVRSSSYDHGDYYQDDYGRGQRSDAGQRLGGGVSSVERSLPVRPQQQQHLRQQRHPTHQHHSHHHHHRQHQSSSEEELRSTSECTSCEDVEVESESVSEKGELDTVNDRSWPANQAGGRHHGGGKFKQAHQHQLQKQQHPPAPQQQHPVTWQPNSDGTKMIGRMILTKNMAGIGVGGGGSGGGGGPSGVSSIGSASNPSSASILGLKVVGGKRVDNGRLAAIVEKVKRGSVADTIGHLRPGDEVLEWNGYPLQGRTFEEVYDIICESRSDHEVEIIVSRPISDVGRPSSMGAQSGGSAGPGGHLGHHHSGYGSASGSIVGVGGGGAGSTRSGGSKVSSNTQRDRPAVTVTSPASPDTLHPSWGKVQVKLWYDASIQQLSATIVGGFDLPPRPNGALRNPYAKLFLLPDKSEKSKRRTRALASTLEPRWNQTFLYSHLRRSELRSRFLEITVWDSDRLDTGRLIGEVVIDLGAAPLDGEADWYTLTSHEESLQILRRAGLQMSESATSPVGSVDHLSPPSTSSRLSDSEPDPSDLGDGEEGGGGGGVGGGGSAGMGGPLLPPSRHTRAALERSVRSDGASVSSMGSSSSPPLDSDYAEQRRSRTRTGTIVASDDKYLRGGGPILDRSRPRSHSAAPDEIGHDRGRLERTPSQRSSIFHDRAKSPRRVSEPGRRSLSPSEERLPDGSGRGGMYGGSGMPRMTSRSATATPTGSPKRRHLPQIPSALQQTSFARVRQDVEERARMLKLRMGQIPNSAYSVGGGGGSGGVRSWRMYSGHSDNDLPPQRHSVTRGSSSGGHYSSKGSGMSRTSRSLSGAGPDGGKVLLSPDREGRERTGPERGGGGSGSGGAGGGDSDVESLVSFVSGTSALSTQSERPSAYVKRVGERREEMLTGELRDRGGQEVGPANSDGGRSGSSFRRNQLGRSLSQSDVPVTEKNDGSLSDTALNSSLLDCQLPDRTSSSWRRGASSSASSSGGLAHSSSASQPQQPYANKSEKGGLSKKSNSTSQLSATESGMMRKRSSSGSSGSVSSRVQRSQEVMPLHPQHNYPYHQQQQHPSQQQHHTQQQQAHYAAQVVMHHGGPGGAVAAAGRLVRQTSRDSNDGSLHSVSSESSSWVGLARLTAETAGSGPLADFVEGLGPGQLVGRQVLAAPALGDVQLALCDRKGRLEVEVIRARGLQARTGSKLLPAPYVKVYLVSGKRCLAKAKTATARRTLDPLYQQQLSFSILYQGCVLQVTVWGDYGRIEGRKVFMGVAQILLDDLDLSNIVIGWYKLFGTASLVSLPPPSSQPQQQQQQQQQQQQPQQSQQQQQQQQHLPRRSSQHSLDSVG
- the LOC116929814 gene encoding regulating synaptic membrane exocytosis protein 1 isoform X3 — translated: MAALGGSSLLSAAGVVGASASSSSSSSVAVHPSTISASVSAVLSSSPAAAAPSRAQVVASPMPDLSHLTDDERRIIESVLMRQRREEEQETEIVRRQADEVLLLETAIRQRSEQQRKAGAELDATCQLCLKTKFADGLGHACHYCNVRCCARCGGKVALRSSKVIWVCILCRKKQELVVKTGKWILPSIPGPMQQQQQQSGFGSVGGGVSINDKRPRLERAVSYDRESSNVGVSAGFGHHHRTSSTSSVDPSPILRSGSSLAGGQPSSALYQNPQQQQQQLQTRGQLQRSGSLQSHGTSSWRNNVPPHQISSDLMDNSPARGGGGPIGSGGVAEYGNLPQQQQQQQLIYPSSGRGSSVPLTAGMGSSSGQQHQQFRRGASSSSWSDYRVKVRSSSYDHGDYYQDDYGRGQRSDAGQRLGGGVSSVERSLPVRPQQQQHLRQQRHPTHQHHSHHHHHRQHQSSSEEELRSTSECTSCEDVEVESESVSEKGELDTVNDRSWPANQAGGRHHGGGKFKQAHQHQLQKQQHPPAPQQQHPVTWQPNSDGTKMIGRMILTKNMAGIGVGGGGSGGGGGPSGVSSIGSASNPSSASILGLKVVGGKRVDNGRLAAIVEKVKRGSVADTIGHLRPGDEVLEWNGYPLQGRTFEEVYDIICESRSDHEVEIIVSRPISDVGRPSSMGAQSGGSAGPGGHLGHHHSGYGSASGSIVGVGGGGAGSTRSGGSKVSSNTQRDRPAVTVTSPASPDTLHPSWGKVQVKLWYDASIQQLSATIVGGFDLPPRPNGALRNPYAKLFLLPDKSEKSKRRTRALASTLEPRWNQTFLYSHLRRSELRSRFLEITVWDSDRLDTGRLIGEVVIDLGAAPLDGEADWYTLTSHEESLQILRRAGLQMSESATSPVGSVDHLSPPSTSSRLSDSEPDPSDLGDGEEGGGGGGVGGGGSAGMGGPLLPPSRHTRAALERSVRSDGASVSSMGSSSSPPLDSDYAEQRRSRTRTGTIVASDDKYLRGGGPILDRSRPRSHSAAPDEIGHDRGRLERTPSQRSSIFHDRAKSPRRVSEPGRRSLSPSEERLPDGSGRGGMYGGSGMPRMTSRSATATPTGSPKRRHLPQIPSALQQTSFARVRQDVEERARMLKLRMGQIPNSAYSVGGGGGSGGVRSWRMYSGHSDNDLPPQRHSVTRGSSSGGHYSSKGSGMSRTSRSLSGAGPDGGKVLLSPDREGRERTGPERGGGGSGSGGAGGGDSDVESLVSFVSGTSALSTQSERPSAYVKRVGERREEMLTGELRDRGGQEVGPANSDGGRSGSSFRRNQLGRSLSQSDVPVTEKNDGSLSDTALNSSLLDCQLPDRTSSSWRRGASSSASSSGGLAHSSSASQPQQPYANKSEKGGLSKKSNSTSQLSATGRKRKMGFGRKDKNAFSVHRSEEVMPHTLRHLVRQSSSLSSSEGLGDGESGEMMMMMRGTERSSSNSKTGGKGGGSSSSNKGGGSSNSNSRKTSPSPRRGPMSSAPSVESDGDGSRDKDGWVGLARLTAETAGSGPLADFVEGLGPGQLVGRQVLAAPALGDVQLALCDRKGRLEVEVIRARGLQARTGSKLLPAPYVKVYLVSGKRCLAKAKTATARRTLDPLYQQQLSFSILYQGCVLQVTVWGDYGRIEGRKVFMGVAQILLDDLDLSNIVIGWYKLFGTASLVSLPPPSSQPQQQQQQQQQQQQPQQSQQQQQQQQHLPRRSSQHSLDSVG
- the LOC116929814 gene encoding regulating synaptic membrane exocytosis protein 2 isoform X4 produces the protein MQQQQQQSGFGSVGGGVSINDKRPRLERAVSYDRESSNVGVSAGFGHHHRTSSTSSVDPSPILRSGSSLAGGQPSSALYQNPQQQQQQLQTRGQLQRSGSLQSHGTSSWRNNVPPHQISSDLMDNSPARGGGGPIGSGGVAEYGNLPQQQQQQQLIYPSSGRGSSVPLTAGMGSSSGQQHQQFRRGASSSSWSDYRGDNFDKLNPQQQQQLNSVHPRSNPSLVKVRSSSYDHGDYYQDDYGRGQRSDAGQRLGGGVSSVERSLPVRPQQQQHLRQQRHPTHQHHSHHHHHRQHQSSSEEELRSTSECTSCEDVEVESESVSEKGELDTVNDRSWPANQAGGRHHGGGKFKQAHQHQLQKQQHPPAPQQQHPVTWQPNSDGTKMIGRMILTKNMAGIGVGGGGSGGGGGPSGVSSIGSASNPSSASILGLKVVGGKRVDNGRLAAIVEKVKRGSVADTIGHLRPGDEVLEWNGYPLQGRTFEEVYDIICESRSDHEVEIIVSRPISDVGRPSSMGAQSGGSAGPGGHLGHHHSGYGSASGSIVGVGGGGAGSTRSGGSKVSSNTQRDRPAVTVTSPASPDTLHPSWGKVQVKLWYDASIQQLSATIVGGFDLPPRPNGALRNPYAKLFLLPDKSEKSKRRTRALASTLEPRWNQTFLYSHLRRSELRSRFLEITVWDSDRLDTGRLIGEVVIDLGAAPLDGEADWYTLTSHEESLQILRRAGLQMSESATSPVGSVDHLSPPSTSSRLSDSEPDPSDLGDGEEGGGGGGVGGGGSAGMGGPLLPPSRHTRAALERSVRSDGASVSSMGSSSSPPLDSDYAEQRRSRTRTGTIVASDDKYLRGGGPILDRSRPRSHSAAPDEIGHDRGRLERTPSQRSSIFHDRAKSPRRVSEPGRRSLSPSEERLPDGSGRGGMYGGSGMPRMTSRSATATPTGSPKRRHLPQIPSALQQTSFARVRQDVEERARMLKLRMGQIPNSAYSVGGGGGSGGVRSWRMYSGHSDNDLPPQRHSVTRGSSSGGHYSSKGSGMSRTSRSLSGAGPDGGKVLLSPDREGRERTGPERGGGGSGSGGAGGGDSDVESLVSFVSGTSALSTQSERPSAYVKRVGERREEMLTGELRDRGGQEVGPANSDGGRSGSSFRRNQLGRSLSQSDVPVTEKNDGSLSDTALNSSLLDCQLPDRTSSSWRRGASSSASSSGGLAHSSSASQPQQPYANKSEKGGLSKKSNSTSQLSATGRKRKMGFGRKDKNAFSVHRSEEVMPHTLRHLVRQSSSLSSSEGLGDGESGEMMMMMRGTERSSSNSKTGGKGGGSSSSNKGGGSSNSNSRKTSPSPRRGPMSSAPSVESDGDGSRDKDGWVGLARLTAETAGSGPLADFVEGLGPGQLVGRQVLAAPALGDVQLALCDRKGRLEVEVIRARGLQARTGSKLLPAPYVKVYLVSGKRCLAKAKTATARRTLDPLYQQQLSFSILYQGCVLQVTVWGDYGRIEGRKVFMGVAQILLDDLDLSNIVIGWYKLFGTASLVSLPPPSSQPQQQQQQQQQQQQPQQSQQQQQQQQHLPRRSSQHSLDSVG